The following coding sequences are from one Formosa haliotis window:
- a CDS encoding (Fe-S)-binding protein, with amino-acid sequence MSILPNILFALILIAGIGYFAKNVKKLIRNIKLGHDVDVSDNTSQRWQNMTRIALGQSKMVRRPIAGFLHIIVYVGFVIINIEVLEIIIDGLFGTHRIFSAMGGFYGFLIGSFEILALLVFVSVIIFWIRRNIIKLKRFWKSEMKGWPKSDGNIILYFEMILMTLFLVMNATDVHFQAMNNGNVISQFIAPLFSNMSEGTLHIIERGAWWLHIVGILIFLNYLYFSKHLHILLAFPNTYYGKVKPKGQLDNLEAVTKEVKMMMDPDADPFAAPAEDESGTDDVAKFGASDVQDLNWVQLLNAYTCTECGRCTDECPANQTGKKLSPRKIMMDTRDRLEEVGKNIDANNGEFKDDGKQLLGDYITNEELWACTSCNACVQACPVSIDPLSIIIDMRRYLVMEQSAAPAELNNMMTNIENNGAPWPYNQMDRLNWKDE; translated from the coding sequence ATGAGTATACTTCCTAACATATTATTTGCATTAATTTTAATAGCAGGGATAGGTTATTTTGCAAAAAATGTAAAAAAATTAATCCGAAATATTAAACTAGGCCACGATGTAGATGTCAGTGATAATACCTCGCAACGCTGGCAAAATATGACCCGGATTGCTTTGGGGCAGAGCAAAATGGTACGTCGCCCTATTGCTGGATTTTTACACATTATTGTATATGTTGGTTTTGTAATTATAAATATTGAAGTTCTAGAAATTATTATTGATGGCCTTTTCGGAACCCACCGTATATTCTCTGCTATGGGTGGTTTTTATGGGTTTTTAATAGGATCCTTCGAAATTTTGGCCTTACTAGTTTTTGTATCGGTTATTATATTTTGGATTCGTAGGAATATAATTAAGCTAAAACGATTTTGGAAATCTGAAATGAAAGGTTGGCCAAAAAGTGATGGTAATATCATCCTTTATTTTGAAATGATTTTAATGACCTTATTTTTAGTGATGAATGCCACAGATGTACATTTTCAAGCTATGAATAATGGAAATGTTATAAGTCAATTTATTGCACCTTTATTTAGTAATATGTCGGAAGGCACGCTTCATATTATCGAGCGTGGTGCGTGGTGGTTACATATTGTTGGTATTTTAATCTTTCTTAATTATTTATATTTTTCTAAACATTTACATATTCTTTTAGCCTTTCCAAATACCTATTACGGTAAAGTAAAACCAAAAGGGCAATTAGATAATTTAGAGGCTGTAACCAAAGAGGTTAAAATGATGATGGATCCCGATGCCGATCCATTTGCAGCCCCTGCAGAAGATGAATCGGGAACAGATGATGTAGCTAAATTTGGAGCGAGCGACGTACAAGATTTAAATTGGGTACAGTTATTAAATGCTTATACCTGTACGGAATGCGGACGATGTACAGACGAATGTCCGGCCAACCAAACGGGTAAAAAATTATCGCCACGTAAAATTATGATGGATACCAGAGATCGTCTGGAAGAAGTCGGGAAAAATATAGATGCAAATAATGGTGAATTTAAAGACGACGGAAAACAATTATTAGGCGATTATATTACTAACGAAGAGCTTTGGGCATGTACCTCGTGTAATGCTTGTGTACAAGCTTGTCCGGTTAGTATAGATCCCTTATCCATAATTATAGATATGAGACGGTATTTAGTAATGGAGCAATCGGCTGCCCCAGCAGAACTAAATAACATGATGACAAACATAGAAAATAACGGTGCACCTTGGCCTTACAACCAAATGGATCGTTTAAACTGGAAAGACGAATAG
- a CDS encoding MlaD family protein, with protein MKITQEVKVAILVIAGIIFFIFGFNFLKGENLFSSSRTFYVVYDNVEGLTPSTPVTISGLNVGKVKDIKLLEDGTTNLLVTLVVDNDYTFSKNSKAELYDTSLIGGKAIAIIPVFDNAGLAKDQDYLVAGRKSGLTDIVGEKLAPLQEKIESLTHNADSLLLNVNSIFDEDTKASLKHAIASLDQTMSSFKSTSNSLNGILVDNKDNIKSTLSNLNNASSHISELTDSLAASNISGVVVKLEHTLNTFNGVLADVNSGKGSIGKLLKDDQLYNNIEGASLQLEQLLQDMKLNPKRYVHFSLFGKRPGKFDAEENQVEDNGLNVDVQSPTTN; from the coding sequence TTGAAAATAACGCAAGAAGTAAAAGTAGCTATCCTAGTTATAGCTGGTATCATATTTTTTATATTCGGTTTTAATTTTTTAAAAGGCGAAAACTTATTCTCATCATCAAGAACATTTTATGTTGTTTATGATAATGTTGAAGGTTTAACACCATCTACTCCTGTTACTATAAGTGGTTTAAATGTTGGGAAGGTTAAAGATATAAAGTTGTTAGAAGACGGAACTACCAATTTATTGGTAACCTTAGTAGTAGATAACGATTATACTTTTTCTAAAAATAGTAAGGCCGAATTATACGACACGAGTTTAATAGGAGGTAAAGCCATTGCTATCATCCCTGTTTTCGATAATGCCGGTTTAGCAAAAGATCAAGATTATTTAGTAGCAGGAAGAAAATCAGGCTTAACAGATATAGTTGGCGAAAAGTTAGCCCCGCTTCAAGAAAAGATAGAATCATTAACACACAATGCAGATTCATTACTTTTAAATGTAAATAGTATTTTCGACGAAGACACTAAAGCCTCTTTAAAACATGCTATCGCTTCTTTAGACCAAACCATGTCTTCCTTTAAATCGACTTCAAATTCTTTAAACGGTATTTTAGTAGATAATAAAGATAATATTAAAAGTACCTTATCTAATTTAAACAATGCTTCGTCACATATTTCAGAATTAACAGATTCTTTAGCAGCGTCTAATATATCTGGTGTGGTGGTTAAGTTAGAACATACCTTAAATACATTTAATGGCGTATTGGCCGATGTAAATAGCGGAAAAGGCTCTATTGGGAAATTATTAAAAGACGATCAGTTATATAACAATATAGAAGGAGCATCTTTACAATTAGAGCAATTATTACAGGATATGAAGTTAAATCCGAAACGTTATGTTCACTTCTCTCTATTCGGAAAAAGACCAGGTAAGTTTGATGCTGAAGAAAATCAAGTAGAGGATAATGGTTTAAACGTAGACGTGCAATCGCCAACAACTAACTAA
- a CDS encoding N-acetylmuramoyl-L-alanine amidase family protein: MKTKFLLLFLCIVCVTVLTSFTNDNEPNTNKFVVVLDAGHGGHDPGKPTKYGFTEKDVALKIVLKIGAALEKNPDIKVIYTRKTDVFVTLRGRAKIANQADADLFVSVHCNAHHSQASGTETYVVGVANTKRNFDVAKEENEVILLEDDYEKHYDGFNPNAPESLIGLTLMQEDYIDHSILLAGMIEHNFANNLKRKSRGVKQASLWVMHNTYMPSVLIETGFITNKEEGHYLNSSKGQAEISQAIEDAILEYKRSLDLNVGENIGAPKKESVVLEKRTSEVYDDVEFKVQIAASSKKLETKPFNFSGLSPISRDKVGKMYKYYYGNSSDYAEIKSLLSRAKSKGFDTSFIVAFKNGEQVLLDKVLKTTSN, translated from the coding sequence ATGAAAACGAAATTCTTGTTACTTTTCTTATGTATTGTATGTGTAACCGTTCTAACATCTTTTACCAATGATAATGAACCTAATACCAATAAATTTGTTGTTGTATTAGATGCTGGTCATGGTGGACACGATCCTGGGAAGCCTACAAAATATGGATTTACAGAGAAAGATGTTGCTCTAAAGATAGTTTTAAAAATTGGAGCAGCACTAGAAAAGAATCCCGATATAAAAGTTATTTATACGCGTAAAACCGATGTGTTTGTAACGCTAAGAGGACGAGCAAAAATTGCAAATCAGGCCGATGCCGATTTATTTGTTTCGGTACACTGTAATGCCCACCACTCTCAAGCTTCTGGAACTGAAACTTATGTGGTAGGGGTTGCCAATACCAAACGAAATTTTGATGTTGCTAAAGAGGAAAACGAAGTAATTCTTTTAGAGGACGATTATGAAAAGCATTACGACGGATTCAATCCGAATGCACCAGAGTCGTTAATCGGACTAACTTTAATGCAGGAAGATTATATAGATCATAGTATTCTGCTTGCAGGTATGATAGAACATAATTTTGCGAACAATCTTAAACGTAAAAGTAGAGGAGTAAAACAAGCAAGTTTATGGGTAATGCATAACACCTATATGCCAAGTGTACTTATAGAAACTGGATTTATTACTAATAAAGAAGAAGGGCATTATTTGAACTCATCGAAAGGGCAGGCAGAAATCTCGCAAGCAATTGAAGACGCTATATTAGAATACAAAAGATCGTTAGACTTAAATGTAGGAGAAAATATTGGCGCCCCGAAAAAGGAAAGTGTTGTGTTAGAAAAACGCACTTCCGAAGTGTATGATGATGTAGAATTTAAAGTTCAAATAGCGGCTAGTTCAAAAAAACTAGAAACGAAACCCTTTAATTTTAGTGGCTTAAGTCCGATTTCTAGAGATAAAGTAGGTAAGATGTATAAATATTATTACGGAAATTCCTCAGATTACGCTGAAATAAAAAGCCTATTATCTCGGGCCAAATCTAAAGGATTTGACACTAGTTTTATTGTTGCTTTTAAAAATGGAGAGCAAGTGCTTTTAGATAAAGTGCTAAAAACTACATCAAATTAA
- a CDS encoding putative LPS assembly protein LptD, producing MTFLISNIHFTKIHLKALRTNYFQILLALSFTVLINTNSFSQDLPQTVKVIKPNTPNTPLITIDSLAVREITEQAQDTTKLDSVFIQKEFLTNIVKYSAKDYSSFNRLEQKLYLYNEAEVDYEDMNIKAGSIVIDYSKNEVYAGRIPDSTGALTQKPVFTQGASVVEPDSIRFNFDTQKALIFNSKTEQSGFHIIAPVVKKESDSVIFMAKAKFTTSQNTENPEYYFKASKIKFVPDKKIVVGPTNMVIANVPTPIAVPFGFFPLSDKQTSGIIIPSFGEESNRGYFLQNGGYYFAVSDYADLTLLADYYTNGSYGFRAESNYAFKYKFRGNVGFRFESLINSEKGFPDYSKSTVYNLRWSHSQDAKSNPTSRFSASVNLGSSSYYRESINQINTGNFLNNTLSSSVSYSKSFTGEPQVNLSVTATHSQNTQTEQINMTLPTFQGSVSRMFPFAPKTGTKKGIIHNLNLQYSVRAENQIETTDSLFFKPQMFDDARAGIQQSVPISTNFKLFKHFSLSAGTNYQENWTFKTVNKYFDEDTDEVITETVNGFDSFRTYNFNTSLGTTIYGMFDFKKPGKDPKIQAIRHVMRPSISYNINPSFDQYYDTYDVISADGITQDTYTRFEESLFGAPNQNFSSSLGLSLANNFEAKVKDRDSTSTEPKKIMLLNNLNFSTAYNFAGDSLQWSPVRVSGGTQILNNKMNINFGATLDPYALDNNNRKIDVYNIKNNGSLFRLTSANMTVSYSLSSKMFSGEAEDKNDRGIQENLRGGGRDDDLFGRSQDFSDQSFFDNEDEEEKEEKDTEFYKFKIPWTLNLAYAVNYANSARQNEISSHSLMFSGDVELSPRWSVGASSGYDFKNMGFTYTQLRFERDLLSWRMNFSWVPFSTRKSWYFFIGIKSSILKDLKYDKRLQPDQQL from the coding sequence TTGACTTTTTTAATCAGCAATATACACTTTACAAAAATACATTTAAAAGCATTGCGTACAAACTACTTTCAAATACTTTTAGCTTTAAGTTTTACAGTGCTTATCAACACTAATAGCTTTTCTCAAGACCTGCCACAAACCGTTAAGGTAATTAAACCAAATACACCAAACACCCCTTTAATTACTATAGATAGTTTAGCCGTTCGTGAAATTACAGAACAAGCGCAAGACACCACTAAACTTGATAGTGTCTTTATTCAAAAAGAATTTTTAACTAATATCGTAAAATATAGCGCTAAAGACTACTCTTCTTTTAACCGCTTAGAGCAAAAATTATATTTATATAATGAAGCCGAAGTAGATTATGAAGACATGAATATTAAAGCAGGCTCTATTGTAATAGACTATAGTAAAAACGAAGTGTATGCAGGAAGAATTCCAGATTCAACGGGAGCGTTAACACAAAAGCCTGTATTTACACAGGGCGCAAGTGTGGTAGAACCCGATTCAATTCGTTTTAATTTTGATACGCAAAAAGCATTAATTTTTAATTCGAAAACCGAGCAAAGCGGATTTCATATTATTGCGCCTGTAGTAAAAAAGGAAAGCGATTCGGTTATATTTATGGCTAAAGCAAAATTTACAACTTCGCAGAATACCGAAAACCCGGAATATTATTTTAAAGCGAGTAAGATTAAATTTGTACCAGACAAAAAAATTGTAGTTGGTCCCACAAATATGGTAATTGCCAATGTGCCTACTCCTATTGCCGTGCCTTTTGGTTTTTTCCCTTTATCAGACAAGCAAACGTCGGGAATTATAATTCCTAGTTTTGGAGAAGAAAGTAACCGTGGGTATTTCTTGCAAAATGGTGGATACTACTTTGCCGTAAGCGATTATGCCGATTTAACCCTTTTAGCCGATTATTATACCAATGGAAGTTACGGATTTAGGGCAGAGAGTAATTATGCTTTTAAGTATAAATTTAGAGGAAACGTTGGGTTTAGATTCGAAAGTTTAATTAATAGCGAAAAAGGATTCCCAGATTACTCAAAATCTACAGTTTATAACTTAAGGTGGTCTCATAGTCAAGATGCAAAATCGAATCCTACCTCCCGATTTTCGGCATCTGTGAACTTAGGTAGTAGCTCGTATTATAGAGAATCTATAAACCAAATTAACACCGGGAATTTTTTAAATAATACCTTATCATCATCTGTTTCGTATTCTAAATCGTTTACGGGAGAACCTCAAGTTAATTTAAGTGTAACGGCAACGCACTCTCAAAATACCCAAACAGAACAGATAAACATGACCTTACCAACATTTCAAGGAAGTGTAAGTAGAATGTTTCCATTTGCTCCAAAAACAGGTACTAAAAAAGGGATTATTCATAATTTAAATTTACAGTATAGTGTACGTGCCGAAAATCAGATAGAAACTACAGATTCTTTATTTTTTAAACCCCAGATGTTTGATGATGCAAGAGCAGGTATACAGCAATCAGTTCCAATAAGTACAAATTTTAAACTTTTTAAACACTTTAGTTTAAGTGCTGGAACGAATTATCAAGAAAATTGGACGTTTAAAACCGTAAATAAATATTTCGACGAAGATACCGATGAAGTGATTACCGAAACTGTAAATGGATTTGATTCGTTTAGAACCTACAATTTCAATACAAGTTTAGGAACCACTATTTATGGAATGTTCGACTTTAAAAAACCTGGTAAAGACCCAAAAATACAAGCAATAAGGCATGTTATGCGTCCTTCCATAAGTTATAACATAAATCCGTCGTTCGATCAATATTACGACACTTATGACGTAATTTCTGCCGATGGAATCACCCAAGACACATATACGAGATTCGAGGAATCTTTATTTGGCGCACCTAACCAAAACTTCTCGTCCTCTTTAGGTTTATCGTTAGCAAACAATTTCGAAGCCAAAGTAAAAGATAGAGATAGTACGTCTACCGAACCCAAAAAAATCATGTTACTTAATAACCTGAATTTTTCTACAGCCTATAATTTTGCAGGAGACTCTCTACAATGGAGTCCTGTAAGAGTATCTGGTGGGACACAGATTCTTAATAATAAAATGAATATAAATTTTGGTGCCACTTTAGATCCGTATGCTCTAGACAATAACAATAGAAAAATCGATGTTTATAACATTAAAAATAATGGAAGTCTATTTAGATTAACCAGTGCTAATATGACGGTGAGTTATTCCTTATCTAGCAAAATGTTTAGTGGTGAAGCAGAGGATAAAAATGACCGCGGTATCCAGGAAAATCTAAGAGGTGGTGGACGAGATGACGATTTATTTGGTCGATCTCAAGATTTTTCTGATCAGAGTTTTTTCGATAATGAAGATGAAGAAGAGAAGGAAGAAAAGGACACCGAATTTTATAAGTTTAAAATCCCTTGGACACTCAATTTGGCCTATGCCGTGAATTATGCGAATTCGGCTAGGCAGAACGAAATCTCATCGCATTCCTTAATGTTTTCTGGAGATGTAGAACTCTCTCCGCGATGGAGTGTTGGGGCATCTTCAGGTTACGATTTTAAAAACATGGGATTCACCTATACACAACTACGATTTGAACGCGATTTATTAAGTTGGCGTATGAATTTTAGCTGGGTACCTTTTAGCACGCGAAAATCGTGGTATTTCTTTATTGGAATTAAATCGAGTATTTTAAAAGATCTTAAATACGATAAACGTTTACAACCAGATCAACAACTTTAA
- a CDS encoding Rid family detoxifying hydrolase, with protein sequence MKTIITTPNAPAPIGPYNQAILKNGMLYASGQIAIHPSTSELVLDDIQIETKQVMENIKGILEAADMTFNDIIKTSIFISDMHNFAQINEVYATYFDEATAPARETVEVANLPKFVNVEISFIASK encoded by the coding sequence ATGAAAACGATTATTACAACCCCTAATGCTCCTGCTCCTATCGGTCCGTATAACCAAGCTATCTTAAAAAATGGTATGCTATATGCCTCTGGACAAATTGCGATTCACCCATCTACTAGCGAATTGGTTTTAGATGATATTCAGATAGAGACCAAACAAGTTATGGAAAACATAAAAGGGATTCTAGAAGCTGCCGATATGACGTTTAATGATATTATTAAAACTTCTATCTTTATTAGCGATATGCATAATTTTGCTCAAATAAACGAGGTGTACGCCACCTATTTTGATGAAGCTACAGCGCCAGCAAGGGAAACTGTAGAAGTCGCAAACTTGCCAAAATTTGTAAATGTTGAAATAAGTTTTATCGCATCAAAATAA
- a CDS encoding GMP reductase has translation MRIENEIKLGFKDVMIRPKRSTLKSRSQVSLEREFTFLHSKTKWTGVPIMAANMDTVGTFTLALALAEQNLFTAIHKHYTLEDWDRFLDQAPENIENYIAVSTGTGKQDSEKLKVIFEKHPNLRFICIDVANGYSEHFVKFVEYTRAQFPDKVIIAGNVVTGEMVEELLLSGADIVKVGIGPGSVCTTRVKTGVGYPQLSAIIECADAAHGLGGQIISDGGCAVPGDVSKAFGAGADFVMLGGMLAGHSESGGELIEREGKQFKKFYGMSSETAMDKYVGGVAEYRASEGKTVEVPYRGDVNNTLQDILGGLRSTCTYVGAQRLKELTKRTTFIRVAEQENKVYTE, from the coding sequence ATGCGCATTGAAAATGAAATAAAATTAGGCTTTAAAGATGTTATGATTCGCCCAAAACGATCTACTTTAAAAAGTAGATCTCAAGTAAGTTTAGAACGTGAATTTACATTCTTACACAGCAAAACTAAATGGACAGGCGTACCAATTATGGCTGCTAATATGGATACGGTCGGAACTTTTACACTTGCCCTAGCGCTAGCCGAGCAAAACTTATTTACAGCTATTCATAAACATTATACCCTAGAAGATTGGGACCGATTTTTAGATCAAGCTCCTGAAAACATCGAGAATTATATAGCCGTAAGTACGGGTACTGGAAAACAAGATAGCGAAAAACTAAAAGTTATTTTTGAAAAACATCCCAACCTGAGATTTATCTGTATTGATGTGGCTAATGGCTATTCAGAGCATTTTGTGAAATTTGTAGAATATACTCGAGCTCAATTCCCAGATAAAGTGATTATAGCTGGAAATGTGGTCACCGGAGAAATGGTAGAAGAACTTTTATTATCTGGTGCAGATATTGTAAAAGTAGGAATTGGCCCAGGATCGGTGTGTACGACCCGTGTAAAAACAGGTGTTGGATATCCTCAATTATCGGCAATTATAGAATGTGCTGATGCAGCTCACGGATTAGGTGGACAAATAATTAGTGACGGTGGATGCGCTGTTCCTGGCGATGTATCGAAAGCTTTTGGTGCTGGAGCAGATTTTGTAATGCTTGGTGGTATGTTAGCGGGCCATTCAGAAAGTGGTGGGGAATTAATTGAACGCGAAGGCAAACAATTCAAGAAATTCTACGGTATGAGCAGCGAAACGGCTATGGATAAATATGTTGGAGGAGTTGCAGAATATAGAGCTAGCGAAGGAAAAACAGTTGAAGTTCCTTATCGCGGCGATGTTAATAATACCCTACAAGATATTTTAGGAGGTTTAAGGAGTACCTGTACCTATGTAGGCGCACAACGCTTAAAAGAACTTACAAAACGGACGACGTTTATTCGTGTAGCGGAACAAGAAAATAAAGTTTATACAGAATAA
- a CDS encoding MliC family protein, with protein MIRLNKPFIIASAVCLSLSLMSCNDSKKSTASALELADSNSSTIFVSSDNANEYVVIANPGSDDGKITVHDSNANKDYALQRVESASGIKYQGEDGYVLWTKGSEFTWAKGDETIAKGQLKTTEIEEQTPPSESKFNTSHYGNYVDSDYAKKDEGYDWVAVIVKPIDDFKVKLSVRSRGDKKRATCSFDAIGNVSDENTLKVYENGFTIVFSFKDDSVTIGTDPESDKDGLAYYCSGGANLAGTYTKLNGDLDASQIDKTGYVKSVTQGDYTFIIEENGGEVSVTPIGLTDVSDPQTYPIHGEITNVEMDDLNNDSFPEVIIYTKTGSNAKGEAIGISVNNGKSMSQFNIPNVSDNAEASKGYNGHDEFAMVEGTFVQRFPIYENNAPTGKTRQIQYKLEDGENMRQLVVDKIVEY; from the coding sequence ATGATTCGTCTGAATAAACCTTTTATTATTGCAAGTGCAGTTTGTTTATCCTTAAGTTTAATGTCTTGCAATGATTCTAAAAAAAGTACTGCATCTGCTTTAGAATTAGCAGATTCCAACTCGTCCACTATTTTTGTATCTAGCGATAATGCCAATGAATACGTGGTGATAGCTAATCCAGGAAGTGATGATGGAAAAATAACAGTTCATGATTCTAACGCCAATAAAGACTATGCGTTGCAGCGAGTAGAAAGTGCTAGTGGAATAAAGTATCAGGGGGAAGACGGATATGTTTTGTGGACTAAAGGCAGTGAATTTACTTGGGCCAAAGGCGACGAGACAATTGCCAAAGGACAATTAAAAACTACCGAAATAGAAGAACAAACACCACCTTCTGAATCTAAATTCAACACGTCGCATTACGGAAATTACGTAGATAGTGATTATGCCAAAAAAGATGAAGGCTACGATTGGGTTGCAGTAATTGTAAAACCTATAGACGATTTTAAAGTGAAACTATCTGTTCGTTCTAGAGGGGATAAAAAAAGAGCAACCTGTTCTTTTGATGCTATTGGGAACGTAAGTGATGAAAACACATTGAAAGTTTACGAAAACGGATTTACCATAGTATTCTCTTTTAAAGATGATTCCGTGACTATAGGTACAGATCCAGAATCTGATAAAGATGGTTTAGCGTATTATTGTTCTGGTGGTGCAAATTTAGCAGGAACATATACAAAACTAAATGGTGATTTAGATGCAAGTCAAATTGATAAAACGGGATATGTTAAATCTGTTACACAAGGAGACTATACATTTATTATTGAAGAAAATGGGGGAGAAGTAAGTGTAACACCAATAGGCTTAACAGACGTTTCAGATCCGCAAACTTATCCAATTCATGGAGAAATTACTAATGTTGAAATGGATGATTTAAATAATGATTCTTTTCCTGAGGTAATAATTTATACCAAAACAGGTTCGAATGCAAAAGGAGAAGCTATTGGAATTTCTGTAAACAATGGTAAGTCTATGAGCCAGTTTAATATTCCTAATGTTTCAGATAATGCAGAAGCTAGTAAAGGCTATAATGGTCATGATGAATTCGCGATGGTAGAAGGTACTTTTGTACAACGTTTCCCGATTTACGAAAATAATGCGCCTACAGGAAAGACAAGACAAATTCAGTATAAACTGGAAGATGGCGAAAATATGAGACAATTGGTTGTAGACAAAATTGTGGAGTATTAA
- the pdxH gene encoding pyridoxamine 5'-phosphate oxidase produces the protein MEEQDLSNYRKVYEKRELLAEDTPENPLELFRSWFLEVDQHFLEDETNAMTVSTIGLDGFPKSRVVLLKRYTYEGFIFYTNYESEKGKAILANPNVCLSFFWPKAERQIIIKGVAEKIPANMSDGYFESRPRGSQLGAIVSHQSEVVESREYLDSKLKVLEDEYEGKEILRPDYWGGFIVRPVELEFWQGRPNRLHDRIRYKLQEDYDWKKERLSP, from the coding sequence ATGGAAGAACAAGATTTAAGCAATTACAGAAAGGTTTACGAAAAGCGAGAACTTCTCGCAGAAGACACTCCAGAAAATCCCTTAGAACTTTTTAGAAGTTGGTTTTTAGAAGTCGATCAGCATTTCTTAGAGGACGAAACAAATGCCATGACAGTGTCTACCATTGGTTTAGACGGATTTCCTAAAAGTCGTGTGGTACTTTTAAAACGCTATACGTACGAAGGCTTTATTTTTTATACCAATTACGAAAGTGAAAAAGGGAAAGCTATTTTGGCGAACCCCAATGTGTGTTTATCGTTTTTCTGGCCAAAAGCCGAACGTCAAATCATTATTAAAGGTGTAGCAGAAAAAATTCCAGCCAATATGAGCGATGGCTATTTTGAATCTCGCCCTCGCGGGAGTCAGCTTGGAGCTATAGTATCTCATCAAAGTGAAGTGGTTGAGAGCAGAGAGTATTTAGATTCTAAATTAAAAGTTTTAGAAGACGAGTATGAAGGTAAAGAAATTTTAAGACCTGATTATTGGGGCGGATTTATAGTACGACCTGTAGAATTAGAATTTTGGCAAGGCAGACCAAACCGCTTACATGATAGAATCCGTTATAAACTTCAAGAAGATTACGATTGGAAAAAAGAGCGTTTATCTCCTTGA
- a CDS encoding ribonuclease Z, producing the protein MQLTILGCHSATPRINAHQTSQVLDIKNQIFLIDCGEGTQVQLRKYKVKFNRIKHIFISHLHGDHYFGLVGLISTFRLLTRETDLHIYGPKGLKEVITLQMKLGGNWTNFNLVFHELTSKESELIYEDEQVEVHTIPLKHRVYTNGFLFKEKVGERKLDMNAILNDDIDVAYYRKLKQGADVYNEAGVLVKNESVTKAPTPPKSYAFCSDTVYTESIVPLIKDVDALYHESTFLEKHGKNAEPTKHCTAKQAAKIAKLANAKQLILGHFSTRYDDLNEFKFEAQEVYDAVELAEVGKVFNI; encoded by the coding sequence ATGCAATTAACTATTCTTGGTTGTCACAGTGCAACACCACGTATTAATGCCCACCAAACCTCGCAAGTTTTAGACATTAAGAATCAGATATTTTTAATTGATTGTGGAGAGGGGACGCAGGTGCAACTCAGAAAGTATAAGGTTAAATTTAATCGTATTAAACACATATTCATCTCTCATCTACACGGAGATCATTATTTCGGATTAGTGGGTTTAATATCTACCTTTAGATTGTTAACCCGAGAAACCGATTTACATATTTATGGCCCTAAAGGATTAAAGGAAGTGATTACGCTTCAAATGAAACTAGGTGGGAATTGGACTAATTTCAACTTGGTTTTTCATGAATTAACATCTAAAGAATCAGAATTAATATACGAAGACGAGCAGGTAGAAGTACATACCATTCCTTTAAAACATCGCGTTTATACTAACGGATTTTTATTTAAAGAAAAAGTAGGTGAACGCAAACTCGATATGAATGCCATTTTAAACGATGATATCGATGTGGCGTATTACAGAAAACTAAAACAAGGCGCCGATGTTTATAACGAAGCCGGAGTTTTAGTTAAAAACGAAAGTGTAACAAAAGCGCCAACGCCTCCTAAAAGTTATGCTTTTTGTAGTGACACTGTGTATACAGAAAGCATCGTACCTTTAATAAAAGATGTAGATGCTTTATATCACGAATCTACATTTTTAGAAAAACACGGAAAAAATGCCGAGCCAACAAAGCATTGTACTGCAAAACAAGCTGCTAAAATAGCTAAACTTGCCAATGCAAAGCAGCTTATTCTAGGGCATTTTTCTACACGCTACGACGATTTAAATGAATTTAAATTTGAAGCACAAGAAGTGTACGACGCCGTAGAATTAGCAGAAGTGGGTAAAGTATTTAATATATAA
- a CDS encoding ribonuclease Z: MILNTEGNTTIVTQENATPIELVKKIESSYTKFKNDNIIVNLSSLNKLTLENIIEFLQLSNNHRKAKHSFVIVTDKINLSETPDEIVVVPTLKEAYDIIEMEEMERDLGF; encoded by the coding sequence ATGATTTTAAATACAGAAGGGAACACGACTATCGTGACCCAAGAAAATGCAACTCCTATAGAATTAGTTAAGAAAATTGAAAGTTCGTATACAAAATTTAAAAACGATAATATCATTGTTAACCTATCGTCATTAAATAAACTAACGTTAGAAAACATTATTGAGTTTCTTCAATTATCTAATAATCATAGAAAAGCAAAACATTCTTTTGTAATTGTAACCGATAAAATCAATTTATCAGAAACTCCAGACGAAATTGTTGTGGTACCTACCTTAAAAGAGGCCTACGATATTATTGAGATGGAAGAAATGGAACGCGATTTAGGGTTTTAA